The following are encoded in a window of Sporichthya brevicatena genomic DNA:
- a CDS encoding helix-turn-helix domain-containing protein: MVNYGEKMRELRAERANEARRLRNQGLSLRQIAAELNVDHTTVALDLRGDMNTWMRDQATRRNHPTRHAAELLGLTPTPENDED; the protein is encoded by the coding sequence ATGGTGAATTACGGCGAGAAGATGCGGGAACTCCGCGCCGAACGCGCCAACGAAGCCCGCCGACTCCGCAACCAAGGCCTGTCGTTGAGGCAGATCGCGGCCGAACTGAACGTCGACCACACCACCGTCGCCCTCGACCTCCGCGGCGACATGAACACCTGGATGCGCGACCAAGCCACCCGCCGCAACCACCCCACCCGCCACGCCGCCGAACTACTCGGCCTCACCCCCACCCCCGAAAACGACGAGGACTAG